The Oncorhynchus gorbuscha isolate QuinsamMale2020 ecotype Even-year linkage group LG08, OgorEven_v1.0, whole genome shotgun sequence DNA window AAAAAGTCATCAATGGATCACATTGATATGTCGTCACAACAGAATAGGAGGAAGAAAAATACTAATGAGTACAAACTGCAGCTAATACTGTGCAGAAATCCAAGTCATTCTGACAGATTTATTTACCTTTTAACAAACAACCCAGTAGCTATACGGTTGCCTATCTaatagagagggtgggggaggggggtgggtCCCCTGCAATCTCACCCATGAAATCTAGATGGGTTGTGATTAAAGCTTTTTTCCCCCTACACCACGTCGCCCCAAAGAGCTGTGTATTGATTGCTTCGTTCCTCCTCAAAAGGAGGAAATTAATTGGAGTGTTGAGCTGAACAAAAGGGAACGGGAACCAATTAAAATGGGGCAACGGCCTTTAGTTGCTCTTGAGATGCAGAAACCAAGTGCACCACTCAAAACACAGCTCTTATTAACGTTCTACCAATCGACACAGAAGCTGCTTTCTGCTCTGCTTTGAGCGTGAGACTGAGGCACATCTTCACAGAGAGGCCCATAAGCAATAACCTGATCTTGATTAAAGTGCACTCAAGGTGATTGATATTTGAAACAAACTCCCGAGGGAGGTGCTGAAAGGAAATCTATGCTATGGCACACACTCTGTATGTGTGGGCTGTAGACAACATGGATTATCTTTATATTACACAAATACAGGCTGGAGAAGAAAATTGTTGAGCCTTACTGAAGCAGTTCCTTTGTCAATCTATTCATGGATTTCCATCCAATTATCACATTGTCACATTACCCAATTTACATAAATGTAAACACCAATAATGTTCTTAATTATGTTCTGGCTTCTACCTCTTGATCCAATAAACCTATGTCAGAGCCGATCCATTCTGCACAAACAGGAAGTTGCATCTATACATTTTTTGAAGAGATGATTTCAACAGCTtttcacgcccaatttttcagtttttgatttgttataaaagtttgaaatatccaataaatgtcgttccacttcatgattgtgtcccacttgttgttgattcttcacaaaaaatacagttttatatctatatatctatatttatgtttgaagcctgaaatgtggcaaaaggtcgcaaagttcaagggggccgaatactttcgcaaggcactgtaggtggcTTTCTCAAGACTGCATTTTCCTTGATTTCATTATGTTTTGCAGACCACCTTCGATTTTCCTAAAACGCCAACAACTCATAGGAAGAAGATGATCCGCAGATATTTAATTCATGAGATTCCTCCGGTAATTTTGTATAATTTTTAAGACAATAGTTCTGAAAGTAGTCAATCACGAGCCAAAAGTGGACCCAGAAAATGACGTACTACGCCACATATGTGCATtgcgctctctttccctctgcatCTTGCTAACTGGAACTCAAATGGCGAGGGGCTGAAACTCATTGGCTGACACTCGAATTGCTAGGGGGGGCGGGCCCAAGTGTGGGAAAATGTAGGGAAAATGGCGCTGCACCGCTTCCAGAAAACAGTCACTTCATGGCTAATTGAGGAAAGACAGtcattctgctcatagattatgcagatacggggcggcaggtagcctagtggttagagcattgggccagtaactgaaaggttgctagatcgaatccctgagctgacaaggtaaaaaatggtctttctgcccctgaacaaggctgttcctaggcagtcattgtaaataagaaattgttcttaactgacttgcctagttaaatacaggttaaataaataaaatatgaacTATAGAATCGACAAATCCAGCCCAAAGTGGGAGGTTTCAAAAAATACTTGTGGATTGGTTTTCAATTCACTGAGACTCAAAACGTTTTCCTGTTCCTTTCAGGAACTTATAATGGTTGCTTTGAATAGCTTATCTTTGATGATACCCTAAACCAGGGGTGTCAATTTTATTCCATGGAAGGCCTAGTGTCTGTGGGGTTTTCCTGTTAACTAAGACAACCAGATGGGGAAAGttctttactaattagtgacctaaattaatcaatcaagtacaagagaGGAGCAAAAGCCAGCAGACAATCCCTCTGTGGCTTGAGTTTGAAACGTGCCCTAAAGCTCTTCAAAACCTACCACCATGGCGATGTGGCTTTCTGTTTTAATTTCAGCCTGCAACATTTTGTATCCTGTGCCTACAAGGCTTTGTAGTTGAATTTTAGGAAATTGATTTTAGCGTGGGCTGTGTTGCCCATGCCAACCGAGCAGACTTTATAAAAACCTGGAGCataagagagagatgtaggtgtTTGAGTCGTGACATGCAGTCAGACCAGAGTGATTCAGTGTGGGTTGCAGGCTGCTGCCAGAGGCTTCGAGTAGCTCACAGAGATATGAGATCATTACACACATACGGAAAACAACTGTCTAACATCTTCATCAAGCCCACTCTCATCTATCAACTGAATCAATGTCCTTTTGCTCATTTTCCTGGTTCTAAGACGCAATCAAGATGGTAACACTATACAAAGTACAAGGTTACATGTTTTTATAGAGGATTTATGTTGTACATGGTCTGAAACAACAGGGACTTTTCACTAAAGGCATGTTTTTTTGTGTTATACTGTTATTACAGCTAAGCCCTTCCTGCAAATAGCAAGGATTCAATCTCATGGTGTCCTTAGTGGTCCCCATGGTGCCATAACAAACCCATGGTTTACATTACAGAGAAAATAACATTTCTAGGCGCATGCTTTGGCTGTAAACAAATTGTCCTATTTTTCCAACATTAGATGGACTGAAAAAAAGCTTAAGTCAGGACCCTGATTTATTTTATATGAAAATAAAGAATCTTCATCTGTTCTTCTAACTGACATTGGTGACCTGAGTTGAAAAAAAGCAAAAGCTAATGCAGAGATTTCATCACGCTCTCTACCTACTAGGCAGCCCCCTGGGACCGTAGCTCTGCTGTCCTATATTACAAAATGTTATACTGAAACACACAGGAATATTGAATACTGATATTGAATACATGATGCATCCAACTAAAAAACAGGCACACAGGCAGCAGATCCACTGTCTGGCACATTGGAAAGGAATAAAGAATATTGAGCTACTTTATTTCCATTTTAACAATGAATACCTTCCTGCCAGTAGATCTTGACAAAAAAGTGCCTAGTGAATGTCTACACGCCCCCTGCAGTCGTCACATTctgctgctttaaaaaaaaaatcaaaacatTTATGAAAATTAATATTTAGCTATAATACTTCATGTAGCTACAATATTCATGCTTTGCATATTCCTCTtcgatttagaagatactgtcgCACAAACAACATACTGATTTAAGTCTATCCCAATactggtattatcaggctgtatagCCAGTTACGCTTGTTCTGTCTCAGTACATTAATTAACAAGCTAGCCAGTTAACTAGCGATTAGCATTAACGGCTAACACGATTTAGGcccaacttgctaagaaaagacaaactagctgtttgcagatgtaagaaacacaaactaagTGTAATTTTAGAACGCTTGGGGGGAAAAATGGACGTTTCACATggtgtatcacatttaacaaaccaaacattcaaacaCTGTTATAGAAGGTAACATAAAAACCAAAACTGGTCCTTGCCTCAATACCAGTATTTCGTAAAATACGGTATACTGCCCAGCCTTACAACatggcaaagaaatgtactttttggcctaaattcaaaaacacacacacgtttggGTCAAATCTAATACAACACAGAGTGAAacagatcctcgactttggcgatgtcatttacaaaatagcccccaacactctactcaacaaattggatgcagtctatcacagtgacatccgttttgtcaccaaagccccatatactacccaccactgcgacctgtacagcctcgttggctggccctcacttcatactcgtcgccaaacccactggcttcaggtcatctacaagtctctgataGGTAAGGCCCCGCcttttctcagctcactggtcaccatagcggcacccacccgtagcacgcgctccagcaggtatatctctctagtcacccctaaagccaattcctcctaGGCCGCcttcccttccagttctctgctgccaatgactggaatgaattgcaaaaatcactgaagctggagactcttacctccctccctagctttaagcaccagctgtctgagcagctcacagatcactgcacctgtacatagcacatctgtaaatagcccatccaactacctcatatccatactgtatttatttatttatcttgctcctttgcaaccctgtatctctatttgcacattcattttctgcacatcaatcactctaGTGTCTAATtggtaaattgtaattacttcgtcaccatggcctatttattgccttacctcccttttcttacctcatttgcacacactgtatatagattttcttcaactgtattattgactgtatgtttttgttTATTCCAGAGTTTGTCAGGATCAAAAGAAATAGGGAGCAAAGCCCAGGTAAAAGGTTAGAGGAAAACCCTCCTCACTCTACCCCCAGATAGTTACATTTGTCATTGTGAAAATAACACAAATGTTCATGCCAAAGACACACCAGCATGGCTTTCTACAAGGGGTTGAGTGTTCAGTTTCAGTCCTGACTTAAATGTCCTATAAAATCTGAGATGTTTGAACATTGGTGTCCATCATTGCTTCGCAACCTAAATTTACTGAGCTTGAGCAAGGCACTGTGtcttcagaaagttttcataccccttgacttattctacattttgttgtgttatggccaaatgatttatttttaaaatattattattttatcacccatctacacacacaataccccataatgaaaaagtgaaaacatatttttagaaatatttgcacatttattgaatattaaatacagaaatatctaatttgcTATTACacttaaattgagctcaggtgcatccaatttcctttgatcatccatgagacatcactacaacttgattggagtccacctgtggccaattcaattgtttgtaCATGATACTTTGGAAACACTGCCTATATAaagtcccatagttgacagtaagtattgctatgcagacgacacacaattaatcttctcctttcccccttctgatgaccaggtggcgaatcgcatctctgcatgtctggcagacatatcagtgtggatgacggatcaccacctcaagctgaacttcggcaagacggagctgctcttcctcccggggaaggactgcccgttccatgatctcgccatcacggttgacaactccattgtgtcctcctcccagagcgctaagaaccttggcgtgatcctggacaacaaactgtcgttctcaactaacatcaaggcggtggcccgttcctgtaggttcatgctctacaacatccgcagagtacgaccctgcctcacacaggaagcggcgcaggtcctaatccaggcacttgtcatctcccgtctggattactgcaactcgctgttggctgggctccctgcctgtgccattaaacccctacaactcatccagaacgccgcagcccgtctagtgttcaaccttcccaagttctctcacgtcaccccgctcctccgctctctccactggcttccagttgaagctcgcatccgctacaagaccatggtgcttgcctacggagctgtgaggggaacggcacctcagtacctccaggctctgatcaggccctacacccaaataagggcactgcgttcatccacctctggcctgctcgcctccctaccactgaggaagtacagttcccgctcagctcagtcaaaactgttcgctgctctggctccccaatggtggaacaaactccctcacgacgccaggacagcggagtcaatcaccaccttccggagacacctgaaaccccacctctttaaggaatacctaggataggataaagtaatccttctcaccccccccccttaaaatatttagatgcactattgtaaagtggttgttccactggatgtcataaggtgaatgcaccaatttgtaagtcgctctggataagagcgtctgctaaatgacttaaatgtaaatgtaaatgtcaaagcAGAACCTATACCATaaagtccaaggaactgtctgtAGATCTTTGAGATTGAATTGTAATAAGGTACAAAACAATTTCtaagtgttgaaagtttccaagagcacagtggtctccatcaaaGGGGAAACCGAAAACAATTCGGAACTACCCAGACTGCCTAGAGCTGGCTATCCGCCCAAACTGAGCAACAGGGCAggaaggaccttggtcagagaggtgactaagaacccaatgaccactctgacagaactacagagttccttgtttgagatggtagaaccttccagaaggacaacagtcactacagcacttcaccaatttgaactttatgggagagtggccagacagaagccacaccTGAGAAAAAAGCACGACAGCAAACCTGAAGTTTGCAAAAAAGGATTGTGAAAGACTGAGCGCATAAGGAAAAAGATTCTGTATTCTGATGAGACGGAAATATGATTATTTTACTTGAATGCAAAGtgctatgtctggagaaaaccaatCACAGTTCATCAACCGTCCAACACCATAACTACCATGAAACAGTGTTGTGTTCGAGACCACCTAAAGTGAGACAGATTCAAGACCAAGGCCGGGGCAAATCGAAACCaagtcaagaccaagaccggagGAGGGGCGAGACTGAGACCAGAAGAATGCGAGCCCAATTCAAGACCATGATTGTAATTGTGTCAAATCACCACCATAAGAGTTCAAAATGTCCAGTATTTCTATATTCATATTTCAGAACATATGTATTCTTTAGAAATTCGGAATAGTGAAAAAAATGCATGCTGAGGGAAAATAGAGCCACTCTACAAATTATTGCTAACCCCAAATACAGTGGGGAACAATGGGCTTTCTACACCTTCAGAGAAGGGCGAAGGATTTATAAAATAATGAttctaataatgataatgatattaTTTTCAATGCTGTTCCGATTTCATCTCAAGTTTTTACTCAAACCTATGGAAACTTCTGCCTTCTTGAAGGCCAACAAGTCACTGTGCAATAGGGACCAGTAGTTTTCCCACTGtccagctagctagcttttgttgTCGGCTAGTTTGCAGCGGCTGGAGCAGGTGTTATTAAAGAGGATGTTGTTGCTAATTTGTGATCTTCTCTCTTTTCAAGAAGAACTTTCAAGAAGAAGTTAAGTTTCAAATGATCATCACCTGGTGAGTGGAACTTTGTTTTATTGCAACGCCCTTGCTGTTAGCCATTTCTTTGAAAATAACTTGTGTGTGTGAAACACTGTTgcacttaaagtggaactgacagcattttatcAACATAAAATCTTATTGAAATATGTTCATATACAACCTcagaaatcaaataaaaacatatgTCTCGTCCAGTACCAgagtctacacagaccggtgtgcTATAGCCAATCAGATCTACAATAGACCTTTATACAAATAAGTCATTTGCAAcatgggcctgccatcattcactttgaactagactgcgtttacaggcagttgcaacAGCACGACATTAGATCATTAGAACGCAtttgccaaaagccacaaaatacacctgaatggatttctacAAATATGTAAACACCACAGGAGTCCTCTTAAatttgggaactttacagtcctattgatcaaacaaccatgaaaaggtagacTCTCGCTCTCCCTCAGTTATGCATATCAACAAGATCAACttctaatgctagccagagcaagatgagctCAAATCTAACAAAGGAACATTAGACAAACACTCTGAAATGTCAGCTAATTGGCCGTCACaattgcactgataaacgatGGGGAATTATAGCCTACTCATCCTTCTGCAGCTTGTCagccaatgcatgcttgtcccaaccaaATCACTCAAGCtgactggctaacgttggctagctagctacttccagaaaaAAATGAGAGAACATCTCAGTCTGACCTTTTCACCCGCTGTAGCAGAGCTGGTtaagttgtgtttttgtattcttTTAATTGGGACCTACTGGCTTATTATGTCCAAGTGTATGGACTGCTTATCCTTTAACATCAtgttgtgtgtgactgctgtctttccattGGCCCTATTCAGTGGTGCCTGGAGAAGGGGGTATACTCTAATTTTGCCAAAAAGTCCCCCCCCCTTAAACCACCTCAATCTGATTGGGGGGGGGCCTgtcagggcctggctccccaagCCACCCAGGCCCGGTTCATAACTAGGCCCCTGACGCAAACAGCACATGACAGTTGCACATCACAAATAGCCTACTAACCAACACTTCGGACTTAACTTTTTCCATACCTGGTTTGTATACCCATTGTTGCCTTAgttagcatttactggtagataTAAGTTCAAACATCTTTTCTACCGTACCAGCTACCGATGTCATTCTTCGGTGAGCTGCTCCATGCCAAAACCAGTTGAGAGATGTACACTCTTGCTGCCTGCAGATGATATTCCGCTGAAACTAGGCTATGTGAATATATTTCACATGCTTTGCGATTGTGTAggttactttgtgcatgatttccCTGTTGTTCTACATAATTGATAAATCATATACCTCCACTTCACTATTTTGATATGCATCAGTAGGGAATACGAAGTGAGTATAAGCAATGCCCACTGAAAAAGTGGGTATACGGCTTATACCTGCGTATACCCTCCATTGGCCCTTTGTGTTTAACAGAAAGTGCACTCTCCTACATGAGTCGGCTGGTATTACGGTTGCTGTCCTTTCAGAATcaccaacctgtcacacactgaaggcctatgtcTATAATAGATATAAAGGCTGTTAATATTGTATATATTTGGCCTGGCGAGGCGGTTTTATGCgctgactgaatggaagctgataattatgagttgagaaaatctgcaagaaagaatgggagaaaatccccaaatccaaaggtgcaaagctgatatagacatacccaagacgagtCAAAGCTGTAAGcaccgtgcttctacaaagtaATAACTCAGTTGtgttaaattagatatttctttgattttattttcaataaatctgcaaacaattaaaaaatatatatatattcaggctgtaacaactaAATGTATGAATACTTTTTGCAGGCACTGTCTGTTGTAAtggctgccaaaaggtgcttccaccaagtattaactcAGGGGTGTGAGGACATACACAATCAAGACATTAATTCATCACGACACTTTGAAAATGTgtagataaaaaataaaataaaactgtaATCCTTTTTAGATTAaattttaaggcagcaaaatgtgaagatGTGTGCAaagggtgtgtagactttcactaggcaCTGTACTTTTGAGCCTTGCACCTAATACTATGATGACCTAAATCTACAAATGATTTACTTCTTTAGGTTATTTATTGTGTGAGAGTATACACATTCTCCGAAGACTGCCTTGATATTTACTGTAACTACTAATGGTGACGCAACCATGGTGTGTGTATTGTCATTGACAGTGTAGTAGTCCTTACCTCATGGGACAGGTAGAAGGCAGCGATCCCCAAGGGCCAGAAGCAACACAGCATGGAGAAGACGCTCAGGCCCAAGTGGTCCCTCGGTGGCATCATGAGAAAGTTGTCTTCACTCTCTGAGTCGCTCGAGTACTCGCTCTGTGAAAGCACAAAGAGTGACTACTTTAGATGCAGGTCAAGAAAAGGTCAGAGGTTTACAGAAGACTGCACTATATGGTGGTCTTGCTGATGTGTTGTTGAAATAAATGTTCATTCTCTTTACTTCAGATGGCTCTGGTTTTCCTCACCTCAACACATTTGTTCAGGCACTGAGTCATGCCAATTGGACAATGATGGGAAAACTCAAACCCGGGTCCAATGACTGCCAAGCCAATATAGGGTATCTCAAACCGGTCTGGGCTACCCCCAAATTCACAACATTATACTTCCATGGTTGGTTTCATTGACTCTCCCAAATTACTCCTAAATTGACCTATTTTTTATATAGCTACAATCAGCTTGAGCAAACCTAGTGGATCATGCTTGAAATACCTGTAAAAGCAAAATGCCCCCCAAAAAGCCCAAAAAGCTTGGCCCTAATTATGAGGTCATTCTTGCCCTGGAGGGTGGATTAGTAAGACACTACAAATCATTGCACCTCCTCAGACTTGCTGATTAACTTCAGATGGGTACTGAACAAGATGCCAAAAATGTATAATTCACAAATCTCATTCCACACACAGTGCCTAAATCTGACGCTAATAAAAAGGTCAGAGGGCACAATAAATTATAAGATATTGAAAAGACTTAAATAGTAACCTAGACAGCCGATGTAAATTTGGAAGGTTTAGACATGTTTTACTCAAAAAGTACTGTAAGAACATAATCTATAAGCAGAATTCctgttttacctcaattagccacaaaatcccTAGTTGGAAAGTGACTGTTTACTGGAGGCTGTGCAGCACCATTTTCCCAAAAACTTCCCCCATGGGGGCCAGCCCCCAAGCAATTTGAGTTCCAGCCAATGAGCTTTAACCCCTTGctatttgagtgacagctagcaagatgcacacacagcagagtGAAAGACAGAGCAATATGGTGTGCACATATCTACACGTGACGTAGTATGCAATTTtcggggaccacttttggcttgTGAAGGTCGGCTACTGGCTGAGTATAGAAAACTACCAGAGAATCTCTAAGTATGAGGTACAGTATGTGCAATACATTTTAAGGATGGTCATCATCTACAAATATTCTGTGGGAACCTCACAAATGATTAAATTGCTGTGTATTTCAAACAACCCACGTTGAGAATCCAAGGAGCTACTTTTGTAGTGAATAAAAGGCCAAATGAAGCAGGGGAGGTATTTTTTGCTTTCTCTAGAATTTTACAACATACTGTAACAAAGATCATATTAATTAAGAATGAGCTATAAAAATGTTGCATACCTTGACTGCTCCAGTGACAACCACCAGAAACCATGGCAACACCAGAAACTAACAATTTAGTGTGGACTCAAATGTTTCCTGCAAACATTTAGTATTAAAATAACTAGTCTTTGAAGGTCACATAGACCCAGGGATAGGGAAACAATATATCCACAAGACAGCCACCTGAGCCCACATAATGTACATGTATTTTCCTGCCTGGTCTGTCCTGAGGCCTATTGAGCAGGGAAATGCCTGCTGAATCAGAGGTGGTGAGACATCTTAAAGAACCCAAGAGATCCTTCTCCTTCAAACAAAAACCTCAGAAATCCATCTGGTCCATTATTATTTGTCTCTAAATGCAATAACACAAACGTCTAACCATACAGCAATATATTCATGCGTTTCTTAAATTTCTTACAGTGTAATGTGTTATGATAAAAGACAGAGCCCCAAGCCTTACCTCCAGGTCCTGGAACTCATCATCGTCATAGGACAGGGTCTGGATCTTTGCATCCTCCACAGACATGTCCAGGAACTTGCCATCGGCAAACATCAGCGTATCCTTGGAGGCGGCAGAGGAACCGGATGCCAAGTCCTCTATGAAGGTGGTCTCACAGCAATCCCCGACTCCTCCATCCCCCCAGGCCCGCAGCGTGTTCTCAGAGTACAGGATCAGGTCGGGCCTGAAGCATGGGTCCATGCCCTGGGGCAGAGCGCTGGGGTTGAGCAGCTGTGGGTGTCCCCCTCCCTGGCCATTCTGCTCCTGCTGGGGGGATAGGTTGACCACCATGTGACCCTGGTATTGTGACCCCGAGTACACTGACACCAGCCCTTCCTTAGTCTCCACCATCAAGCTGTGGGTATTGATCAGTCCGTTGTGCTTGCAAGAGCCCAGCCCTGCATCCCCTCCTCCCCTGGCTGGAGAAGTTGTCCCCTGGGCGGGGTACTCAGCCTCCACAGCCTGGCTGGAGCACGACCCTGCTCCCTGTCCACCCTCCATCCCGACTTACAGAGCTGGATTGTTTGGTCAAATCCCCTCTTCTTTAAAGGCCTCTCTCATAGGGGCCTTGGGTTGGGGAAGGCATGGGATGGTAGGCTGCACTCTCCTGTGGGAGGTCAGATTAAAATGGCTTATCAGATAAAAAAGGGCTTTTGTATTCGATTTACATTGTTGTTTTTTCCTCCATCAAAAGCAGTATAAAACACAGACAGAGCTTAAAGCCTGTACATGCTTCCTCTATTCATGTTACTGAATTGGTAATTCAGATGATAAAAACAGAGTTTTTTGAGGGGGTTTAATCAGTGATTGGCTTTCTGCCTATTTTCGTGTAATCTTGCACTCAGttgtaaatgtatttaattgtgCGGAGTTATTTTGGTAAATCCAGCTCAGTCAGAAACATGGTCAGGTAAAGGGGTTATCAAAAAGTGAAGAGTGTTTTTATCAATTAACATCCACCATCTCTATGAAGATTTAATTGCACAGCTGCCAGTTACAAAACATCAACCCTGCCAAGCATTAAATCCTGAGAGGTTTGGTGCTGCCTAAGGCACTTTAACTCCCAGGCCTACATCACTTTGCATTTCATCTGGTGGGGTGTGTACCAACAAATGCATTTTGTTGGCAAACACATACATGACTGCATGTGCACATGCACACACCTCACCCCCCTCATTCCCTCTCAGCCCTGCAAGCTTTTGTCCTCAACCATGCCAAAATAGTCCCTGCGTAAGCAGTAACGTTGCATGTCAGAGCCATAGATTCCACCATTGCATTATCTATCTGCATGCTATACCTTGCCAAGGCCTGGAACAGAAAGGCTCTTTTTGCTAGGTTCAGCAGTAAACTGTGTGTGCAGGATGAGGCTTTAATGGATGCCATGTCAAAGTCAGCTTTTAACTGTATTGCCACAGTGTGTGAGAGCAGCTTCTTGTGCAGCATCCTGTGACTAATTAGACACCTCGCTGAATGTGGGAGGTATTGGGACTCCCTTGGCTCGAGTTCAATCCTTTATTTGTTTGCTTTTTTTGTATTTTGCAAAAGAGTTCAACGTGCTGCTTTGTATTCAATGCCTCAGGGACAGTAAACCAACAGCCTTTAAGCACATATCAAAACATTAGCAAATGAATGGTTCATTAGCAAATTAAAGGCTCCAGTGGAATTAAAATGGACTGCCACTATTCCATTTCGATCCCCTTCAAAAATCAAAGCTAAGGTCAAAGCTAAAGCCTATAGAAGGGACAACTGTTCAACATGACAAAATCTCTGGTCACATTTTGGCTCAATGACATAGTGCTATCTCTGAGCATATGAACATAAGTGGCCATTACAAGAACAAGCTTTTACAGGATTAACTCACAACTGAGCCTAATTGCAATAAGGACAATAATGGCACAGTCCTTTTCCTGAAGAtatattacactgaacaaaaatataaaacgcaacatgtaaactgTTGGTCACACGTTATTAATGAgccgaaataaaagatcccagaaatgtcccATACGCACAAAAAACTTCACAAATTTTGTGCACGAATTTGTTTAcacccctgttagtgagcatttctcat harbors:
- the LOC124040798 gene encoding synapse differentiation-inducing gene protein 1-like, which codes for MEGGQGAGSCSSQAVEAEYPAQGTTSPARGGGDAGLGSCKHNGLINTHSLMVETKEGLVSVYSGSQYQGHMVVNLSPQQEQNGQGGGHPQLLNPSALPQGMDPCFRPDLILYSENTLRAWGDGGVGDCCETTFIEDLASGSSAASKDTLMFADGKFLDMSVEDAKIQTLSYDDDEFQDLESEYSSDSESEDNFLMMPPRDHLGLSVFSMLCCFWPLGIAAFYLSHETNKAVSKGDLHLASSSSRRALFLAVLSITIGTGIYVGVAVALIAYLSKNHHL